The DNA region ttacacaatgGTCCCGTGCATGCAGGAAGTCAAAGAGTTCTTCTGTGCACTCCTCCTCAGTGCTGGATCTGGAGCCGACCCGGGCTTCACAGATCTCCAGAAGCTCCTTGTAGTGCACACAGTGTTCAGTCTGCTCACACTTGGCTCGTATCGTTTCTA from Siniperca chuatsi isolate FFG_IHB_CAS linkage group LG13, ASM2008510v1, whole genome shotgun sequence includes:
- the LOC122887263 gene encoding cytochrome b-c1 complex subunit 6, mitochondrial-like codes for the protein MVFERKMLTYGDPDDEEEDAPAEEEEEEEEEEEMVDPLETIRAKCEQTEHCVHYKELLEICEARVGSRSSTEEECTEELFDFLHARDHCVAHKLFHNVK